In a single window of the Bacteroidota bacterium genome:
- a CDS encoding VWA domain-containing protein, producing MMFKNRPLKNLLTIGMILIGGSVIYFSFANKVMMQNFSINIKNGDDMINLPGVRIELSNSVNNYSLLTNASGYYSSWIAPGKYRIKISKTGFIETTDSITLIYKLMLEVKMYPKLKATIINTLTRVKKDSASIILIEDSMDKMIEPTISRDRLKYDKSRSLGYKDESDYSVPATTYDKVAPPTPGGAKYYKTTSTSSRTDMPAKRKISESAVMKSVDVDFDITYDDNKIVKAGLLTAGEVNDFSKWNMWNDIAEGDLKIHSSVWKMQPKFRYTVQVTNSNSFPVINATVKLIDKKGNIIWTAMSDQTGKAELWAELYNAQQSQNASYDASIIIQDKVIKINNLKPFKQGINFIKVTEGCSKADTVDIAWVVDATGSMGDEIAFLKTELNDVMLKAKEKHPDLNFRLGSVFYRDFGDAYLTQTSQLSSDINQTVNFIKNQNAGGGGDFPEAVDTALSTAMNKLNWSKNARTKLLFLVLDAPPHTNPADIDRVKKAIEKAAKLGIHIIPVASSGVDKSTEYLMRCLALTTNGTYVFLTDDSGIGGSHIKPTTDEYKVETLNGLLLRLIDQYTLMVSCTKQLPDTFKQILKDTMQVVNRFNIKDTAKFDSTQLTQTKKDSIVEPHLKFANWKYYPNPTTGPLTVEIEGQINELFLTDFGGKILMRFQPGNERIFNINLEQYPSGVYLLRYYYGDKLLDGKVVVMH from the coding sequence ATGATGTTCAAAAATCGACCCCTTAAAAATCTGTTGACCATTGGTATGATATTAATTGGTGGCAGTGTAATTTACTTTTCGTTTGCCAATAAAGTAATGATGCAGAACTTTAGCATCAATATTAAGAATGGCGATGACATGATTAATCTGCCGGGAGTGCGGATAGAACTTTCAAACTCGGTTAATAATTATTCATTGCTAACAAACGCTTCTGGATACTATTCCTCATGGATTGCTCCTGGAAAGTACCGCATTAAAATTAGTAAAACAGGATTTATTGAAACAACTGATTCTATCACCCTTATATACAAATTGATGTTGGAAGTAAAAATGTACCCTAAACTGAAAGCTACTATTATCAATACGCTAACCCGTGTAAAAAAAGATAGTGCTAGTATAATATTAATTGAAGACAGTATGGACAAAATGATTGAACCGACAATTTCAAGAGATAGGCTAAAATATGATAAATCAAGATCATTAGGCTATAAAGATGAGTCAGATTATTCTGTGCCAGCAACTACATACGACAAGGTTGCTCCTCCTACTCCTGGGGGTGCCAAATATTATAAAACCACCTCAACGTCTTCGAGAACTGATATGCCTGCAAAACGGAAAATATCAGAATCGGCTGTAATGAAAAGTGTTGATGTAGATTTTGACATTACTTATGATGATAATAAAATTGTAAAAGCAGGCCTACTCACTGCCGGCGAAGTAAACGACTTTAGCAAATGGAATATGTGGAATGATATAGCCGAAGGTGATTTGAAAATACATAGCAGTGTTTGGAAAATGCAACCAAAATTTAGATATACGGTGCAGGTAACAAATAGTAATAGTTTTCCAGTAATTAATGCCACAGTAAAACTTATTGATAAAAAGGGAAATATTATATGGACTGCAATGAGCGACCAAACGGGTAAGGCAGAATTATGGGCTGAATTATATAATGCTCAACAATCGCAAAACGCGAGTTATGATGCGAGTATTATTATACAAGATAAAGTTATCAAAATAAATAATTTAAAACCTTTCAAACAAGGAATTAATTTTATAAAAGTAACAGAAGGATGTAGTAAAGCAGATACGGTTGATATTGCCTGGGTGGTTGATGCCACAGGGAGTATGGGCGATGAGATAGCTTTTTTGAAAACGGAATTAAATGATGTGATGCTAAAGGCCAAAGAAAAACATCCTGATTTGAATTTTCGTTTGGGTTCTGTTTTTTATCGTGATTTTGGTGATGCATATTTAACCCAAACCAGTCAGTTGAGTTCTGATATCAATCAAACGGTAAACTTTATCAAAAACCAAAATGCAGGCGGCGGTGGCGATTTTCCAGAGGCGGTTGATACAGCATTGAGTACAGCCATGAATAAATTAAACTGGAGCAAAAATGCAAGAACGAAATTACTATTTTTAGTTTTGGATGCACCTCCACATACAAATCCAGCCGATATAGATCGTGTGAAAAAAGCAATAGAAAAAGCGGCAAAATTGGGTATACACATCATACCTGTGGCATCGAGTGGGGTTGATAAAAGTACAGAATATTTGATGCGTTGTTTGGCGTTGACTACCAATGGTACTTATGTATTCCTAACGGATGACAGCGGTATAGGAGGATCGCATATAAAACCCACTACCGATGAATATAAAGTAGAAACTTTGAATGGTTTGTTATTGCGTTTGATAGATCAATATACTTTAATGGTAAGTTGTACGAAACAATTGCCCGATACTTTCAAACAAATACTAAAAGATACCATGCAAGTGGTAAATCGTTTTAATATAAAAGATACTGCAAAATTTGACAGCACACAACTTACGCAAACCAAGAAAGATAGTATTGTAGAACCGCATCTCAAATTTGCCAATTGGAAATATTATCCAAATCCAACCACTGGCCCCTTAACCGTTGAAATTGAGGGTCAAATAAACGAATTATTTTTAACAGATTTTGGAGGTAAAATATTGATGCGTTTCCAACCGGGTAATGAAAGAATATTTAATATAAATTTGGAACAATATCCATCGGGAGTATATTTATTACGTTATTATTATGGTGATAAGCTACTGGATGGAAAAGTTGTTGTGATGCATTGA
- the xseA gene encoding exodeoxyribonuclease VII large subunit, with the protein MPQTQKLSELVNEIDATLRNRFDGRTFWIKAEITDVKKYIDKRWCFLKFIEKSGSAITTEIKAVFWANSYIHIQNFEKETQQTFASGLEITCNVRVRFHKRFGLDLEVLEIDFAYAIGKLELERKQILERLLKENPSIKLLESGNYSTNNNRAILPTVIQTIALITAPNSDGQRDFNKVIEKNKYGYAFVAHSFLTQVQGDNASQLIIEQLKLIEASKTKFDIIVIVRGGGSDIDFKSFNDYELAKCIALFPVPILTGIGHDRNTSIADLMARQHKTPTEVASFILDTNYNFEYNILLLKQKLSQRIKELIEGAKDDLKHYKQRVKNLNPTTILKKGFAIIYSDDKIVIDPKNIKNNAEVKTLLQNEMIYSKVSKIEKNEKLDL; encoded by the coding sequence ATGCCTCAGACCCAAAAACTTTCTGAACTAGTCAATGAAATTGATGCAACCCTAAGAAATAGGTTTGATGGCAGAACTTTTTGGATAAAGGCTGAGATAACTGATGTGAAAAAATATATAGATAAACGTTGGTGCTTTTTAAAGTTTATCGAGAAAAGTGGAAGTGCAATTACCACAGAAATTAAAGCAGTGTTTTGGGCGAACTCTTATATACATATACAAAATTTTGAAAAAGAAACACAACAAACATTTGCTAGCGGATTAGAAATTACCTGCAACGTAAGAGTCCGATTCCATAAGCGTTTTGGGCTCGATTTGGAAGTTTTGGAAATTGATTTTGCGTATGCTATCGGTAAATTAGAGCTCGAAAGAAAGCAGATACTAGAGAGATTATTAAAGGAAAATCCCAGTATTAAACTTTTAGAAAGCGGAAATTATAGTACGAATAATAATCGGGCAATATTACCCACGGTTATTCAAACTATAGCTTTAATTACGGCTCCAAACTCTGATGGGCAAAGGGACTTCAATAAAGTAATAGAAAAAAATAAATATGGATATGCGTTTGTAGCTCATTCATTTTTAACCCAAGTGCAAGGTGATAATGCCAGTCAATTAATTATAGAACAATTGAAATTAATTGAAGCAAGTAAAACCAAATTTGATATCATAGTTATCGTACGAGGTGGTGGTTCCGATATAGATTTTAAATCGTTCAACGATTATGAACTTGCAAAATGTATAGCATTATTCCCTGTTCCCATCCTTACTGGCATAGGCCACGACCGTAATACCAGTATCGCTGATTTGATGGCCCGCCAACATAAAACACCTACCGAAGTAGCAAGTTTTATATTGGATACCAATTATAATTTTGAATATAATATATTGTTATTAAAACAAAAACTATCACAGCGAATAAAAGAATTGATTGAAGGTGCTAAAGACGATTTGAAACATTATAAGCAACGGGTAAAAAATTTGAACCCAACCACAATTCTTAAAAAAGGATTTGCTATTATATATAGTGATGATAAGATTGTAATAGATCCAAAAAATATAAAAAACAATGCAGAGGTGAAAACACTGTTGCAAAATGAAATGATATATAGTAAGGTAAGCAAAATAGAAAAAAATGAAAAACTTGACTTATAA
- the xseB gene encoding exodeoxyribonuclease VII small subunit: MKNLTYKKAFSDLEKLVDQIEDDEIQLDTLADKVKQANELIKFCETNLRSIEKDVEVAMGEGKKGRKKG; this comes from the coding sequence ATGAAAAACTTGACTTATAAGAAAGCGTTCTCCGATCTCGAGAAATTGGTAGACCAAATCGAAGATGACGAAATCCAGCTAGACACACTTGCTGATAAAGTAAAGCAAGCCAATGAGCTTATTAAGTTTTGTGAAACTAATTTACGTAGTATTGAAAAGGATGTGGAAGTAGCGATGGGAGAGGGGAAGAAGGGTAGGAAGAAAGGTTGA
- a CDS encoding thioredoxin family protein has product MKNILLFLSITTVVYSAKSALPKCFTHHDINSALEFAKKEHRPLLVYVHSSHCYDSKKFTREIMSSVEIVNVLKNQYNCLDAEISSSNGNSIAKKYNVYKLPSIILIDPNSDLQFELPMKKEPQYLIDHFNYFLSSCSIAEQITFFLTTSNITKAEASKKVAVSYVRRDKKISAGASPQYYIYAYTLNQTQFSDFESAYIEEWQKSLKLEDDKKVAAVKKLN; this is encoded by the coding sequence ATGAAAAATATACTATTATTTTTGTCTATAACTACTGTAGTTTACAGTGCAAAATCTGCACTGCCCAAATGCTTTACACATCACGATATAAACTCTGCACTAGAATTTGCTAAGAAAGAACACCGTCCTTTATTGGTATATGTGCATTCCTCGCATTGCTACGACAGTAAAAAATTCACCCGTGAAATTATGTCTAGTGTCGAAATAGTGAATGTTTTGAAGAACCAATATAATTGTTTAGATGCAGAAATATCGAGCAGTAATGGCAATAGTATAGCAAAGAAGTATAATGTATATAAATTGCCTTCTATTATATTGATAGATCCGAATTCTGATTTACAATTTGAGCTCCCTATGAAAAAAGAACCTCAATATTTGATAGACCATTTTAACTATTTTTTATCGAGTTGTAGTATCGCCGAACAAATCACTTTTTTCTTAACCACTTCCAATATCACCAAAGCCGAAGCCAGTAAAAAAGTAGCGGTATCTTATGTGAGAAGAGACAAAAAAATTAGTGCGGGGGCATCGCCTCAGTATTATATATATGCTTATACGCTAAACCAAACACAATTCTCCGACTTTGAATCGGCCTATATTGAAGAATGGCAGAAAAGTTTGAAACTAGAAGATGATAAAAAAGTGGCGGCAGTGAAGAAATTGAATTAA
- the queG gene encoding tRNA epoxyqueuosine(34) reductase QueG, translating to MNAEKHTAIVKQIAQELGFSFCGVSIAGFLEHEAPRLETWLTQNLNGEMSYMANYFDMRVDPTILVPGAKSVVSLLYNYYPKDKNIYNTGEVKIAKYAWGEDYHKVVKSKLKTMLKMLKEQIGDIEGRAFVDSAPILERAWATKSGLGWIGKNSMLINKNLGSYFFIAELIIDLELVPDKAPVKDYCGTCTACIDACPTDAIVSPQIVDGSKCISYFTIELKDEIPKEYRSKMDNWVFGCDICQDVCPWNKFSKPNNEPRFEPNKELLNMNAKEWLEITDEVFEIMAKKSPMMRAKLKGMKRNVRNTKE from the coding sequence TTGAACGCAGAAAAACATACAGCTATTGTTAAACAAATAGCCCAAGAACTTGGGTTTTCGTTTTGTGGAGTTTCCATTGCAGGTTTTTTGGAACATGAAGCACCGCGATTGGAAACTTGGCTCACCCAGAATTTGAACGGGGAAATGAGCTATATGGCCAATTATTTTGATATGCGTGTCGACCCGACCATATTAGTGCCTGGGGCAAAATCGGTAGTTTCATTATTATATAACTATTATCCAAAAGATAAAAATATATATAATACAGGGGAGGTGAAAATAGCAAAATATGCCTGGGGAGAAGACTATCATAAAGTAGTAAAGAGCAAACTAAAAACAATGCTCAAAATGCTAAAAGAACAAATCGGAGACATTGAAGGGCGGGCTTTTGTAGATAGTGCTCCCATACTCGAAAGAGCTTGGGCCACAAAAAGCGGTTTGGGCTGGATAGGCAAAAATTCGATGCTCATCAATAAAAATTTAGGATCCTATTTTTTTATCGCTGAACTTATTATAGATTTAGAATTAGTTCCCGATAAAGCTCCCGTAAAAGATTATTGCGGAACCTGTACAGCCTGTATTGATGCCTGTCCTACGGATGCTATAGTATCACCACAAATTGTGGATGGTTCTAAATGTATATCATACTTTACCATTGAACTGAAAGATGAAATACCTAAGGAGTATCGTAGTAAAATGGATAACTGGGTTTTTGGTTGCGATATATGTCAAGACGTTTGCCCGTGGAATAAATTTTCAAAACCAAATAACGAACCCAGATTTGAACCCAATAAAGAGTTATTAAATATGAACGCTAAAGAATGGCTGGAAATTACGGATGAAGTTTTTGAAATAATGGCTAAAAAATCACCTATGATGCGGGCGAAGTTGAAGGGGATGAAGCGGAATGTTAGGAATACGAAGGAATAA
- a CDS encoding glycosyltransferase family 9 protein: protein MLKILIIRFSSIGDLVLITAAIRCLKEQFPSCEIHLLVKPQYKEVLSANPNIGGIHIYGESFIDTVTLLKVLQFDYVIDLQNNFRSRRLTMKLKKPSYKVRKHNFQKWLMVNFKMKQIQIPHFALRCIQTLKPLGVHDDGKGLDYYYDTPHIPGSMVPDTPYCCIVMGGTHFTKRLPNSKLVDLIEKIGFPVVLLGGPKEMDDAKWVEQKLYKKIYNNVGVLTLNQSALLMDKSTVVVSNDTGLMHIAAALNKPLVSIWGNTTPQMGMTPYYGNESVKQYNAEVKGLSCRPCSKLGRDTCPKKHFKCMIYQDLDAIAKEIEVRSKAIR, encoded by the coding sequence TTGTTAAAAATACTCATCATACGATTTAGTTCCATTGGCGATTTGGTTCTCATCACTGCTGCCATTAGGTGTTTGAAGGAACAATTTCCAAGCTGCGAAATTCATTTATTGGTGAAACCTCAGTATAAAGAGGTGCTAAGTGCAAATCCCAACATTGGCGGTATACATATATATGGTGAGAGTTTTATTGATACCGTCACCTTACTTAAAGTATTACAATTTGATTATGTCATCGATTTACAAAACAATTTTCGCAGCCGTAGGTTGACAATGAAATTAAAAAAGCCTAGCTACAAAGTTCGCAAGCATAATTTCCAAAAATGGTTGATGGTGAATTTTAAAATGAAACAAATACAAATTCCCCATTTCGCATTGCGATGTATACAGACTTTAAAACCTTTGGGCGTTCACGACGATGGAAAAGGACTGGATTATTATTATGATACTCCACATATACCAGGCTCTATGGTGCCTGATACACCCTATTGTTGCATTGTAATGGGTGGCACACATTTCACCAAACGTTTACCCAATTCAAAACTCGTTGATCTCATTGAAAAAATTGGATTTCCTGTTGTACTTTTAGGTGGTCCAAAAGAAATGGATGATGCCAAATGGGTAGAGCAAAAATTATATAAAAAAATATATAATAATGTAGGGGTTCTCACTTTAAATCAATCTGCCCTATTGATGGATAAATCAACCGTGGTAGTGAGCAATGATACGGGGTTGATGCATATTGCTGCTGCGTTAAATAAACCTCTGGTTTCTATTTGGGGAAATACTACACCCCAAATGGGAATGACACCTTATTACGGGAATGAAAGTGTGAAACAATACAACGCCGAAGTAAAAGGATTATCATGCAGACCCTGCTCAAAACTAGGAAGAGATACATGCCCCAAAAAGCATTTTAAATGTATGATATATCAGGATTTGGACGCTATTGCTAAGGAAATAGAAGTAAGGAGTAAGGCCATTCGGTAG
- a CDS encoding WbqC family protein — MTAEIAPCQFYPTYLPPVQLFAAMTHCENINWVVDGLYIKQTIRNRCTILDANGSLDLVIPVQKANSKQLYRDVKISYQTNWVKQHIRALASAYGSSPFYYYYKDKIENILLNNYNFLIDLNLASSDMLFNIYKLKPTQSQIDQIAIELSINTFINPAQQKQEERKELIAMAATQQKYQQVFAPKFGFVTGLSIIDMLFNTDIKPYSQKVC; from the coding sequence TTGACAGCCGAAATAGCTCCTTGCCAATTCTACCCCACTTATCTGCCGCCAGTGCAGCTTTTCGCCGCTATGACCCACTGTGAAAATATCAACTGGGTGGTCGATGGATTATATATCAAACAAACTATTCGCAACCGCTGTACAATTTTGGATGCCAATGGCTCTTTGGATTTGGTGATTCCGGTACAAAAAGCAAATAGCAAACAATTATACAGAGACGTAAAGATAAGTTACCAAACTAATTGGGTCAAACAGCATATTAGAGCACTTGCATCGGCTTATGGCAGTAGCCCCTTTTACTATTATTATAAAGACAAAATTGAAAATATATTGCTTAACAATTATAATTTTTTAATAGATTTGAACCTTGCAAGTAGTGATATGCTTTTCAATATATATAAACTAAAACCCACCCAATCGCAAATAGATCAGATAGCAATCGAATTATCAATAAATACCTTCATAAACCCAGCTCAACAAAAACAAGAGGAACGCAAAGAACTTATAGCGATGGCCGCTACGCAACAAAAATATCAGCAAGTATTTGCACCCAAATTTGGTTTTGTTACGGGGCTAAGTATCATAGATATGTTATTCAATACCGACATAAAACCTTATAGTCAAAAAGTTTGTTAA
- the queA gene encoding tRNA preQ1(34) S-adenosylmethionine ribosyltransferase-isomerase QueA: protein MKLAAYRFTLPEKLIASYPTPNRDDARMMVVDRTKKTIKHKMFKDLLGYFKEGDVMVFNNTKVFNARMYGSKEKTGAKIEVFLLRELNKEMRLWDVLVDPARKIRVGNKLYFGDDDLLVAEVVDNTTSRGRTIRFLFDGNDEQLWKTIQTLGEPPVPKYINRPVEDLDSERFQTIFAKHTGAVAAPSAGLHFSRQTLMRMEIKGIKTAELTLHASLGSFKAVEVEDLTKHKMDSESLHIEQECCDIVNNATINKKKICAIGATTLRGLETSVSSTKTLNPFDGWTDKFIYPPYQFKICSSMLTNFHHPESTLLMLTSALLGYDFTFECYNEAMKEEYRFLAYGDAMLII, encoded by the coding sequence ATGAAATTAGCCGCATACCGATTTACCCTTCCCGAAAAACTAATAGCAAGCTACCCTACTCCTAACAGAGACGATGCTCGTATGATGGTGGTTGATAGAACCAAAAAAACCATCAAACATAAAATGTTCAAAGACCTTCTTGGGTATTTCAAAGAAGGCGACGTAATGGTGTTCAACAATACCAAAGTGTTCAATGCCCGCATGTACGGTAGCAAAGAAAAAACAGGTGCTAAGATTGAAGTGTTCTTGCTTCGTGAGCTCAACAAAGAAATGCGTTTGTGGGATGTATTGGTAGACCCTGCCCGTAAAATAAGAGTAGGCAATAAACTATATTTTGGCGATGATGATTTACTGGTAGCCGAAGTAGTTGACAATACAACTTCACGTGGTCGTACCATTCGTTTTTTGTTTGATGGTAATGATGAACAACTTTGGAAAACAATTCAAACTTTGGGCGAACCTCCAGTTCCAAAATATATAAACCGCCCAGTAGAAGATTTGGATTCTGAACGTTTCCAAACAATTTTTGCAAAGCACACAGGTGCTGTAGCTGCCCCAAGTGCAGGTCTACATTTTAGTAGACAAACCTTGATGCGTATGGAGATAAAAGGTATAAAAACTGCTGAACTTACTTTGCATGCCAGCCTTGGTTCTTTTAAAGCCGTGGAAGTAGAAGATTTGACCAAACATAAAATGGATTCTGAAAGTTTGCATATCGAACAGGAATGCTGCGATATAGTGAACAATGCTACCATCAATAAAAAGAAAATTTGTGCCATTGGTGCTACTACTTTGCGTGGTTTAGAGACTTCGGTTTCCTCTACCAAAACATTGAACCCTTTTGATGGTTGGACCGATAAATTTATTTATCCTCCTTACCAATTCAAAATATGTTCGAGCATGCTCACCAATTTCCACCATCCTGAATCTACCTTGTTGATGCTAACCTCCGCATTATTGGGATACGATTTCACCTTTGAATGTTATAATGAAGCAATGAAAGAAGAGTACAGGTTTCTCGCTTACGGCGATGCCATGCTAATCATATAA
- a CDS encoding 2-C-methyl-D-erythritol 4-phosphate cytidylyltransferase: protein MKRFAIIVAGGSGQRMGGDLPKQFMLLNGKPILFHTLSAFQKAIPDINLILVLPQNEIETWTQLCKSYQMVFSTQIVAGGNTRFQSVDNGLKLVPNEEGVLIAIHDGVRPLVSATLIQKCFSAVTLDIGVVPITKLKESIVNANNLQMVDRENLRSVQTPQIFPAKKLKDAYEFCSILDPLGNGFTDDSSVFSKSGYKINSVAGEYSNIKITTADDIIIASALLDSIQ from the coding sequence GTGAAACGGTTTGCAATAATCGTTGCGGGTGGCTCAGGCCAAAGGATGGGTGGCGATTTGCCCAAACAGTTTATGCTTTTAAACGGCAAGCCCATTTTATTTCATACGTTATCAGCTTTTCAAAAGGCCATTCCCGATATTAATTTGATTTTGGTACTGCCCCAAAACGAAATTGAGACATGGACTCAGCTCTGCAAAAGTTATCAAATGGTATTTTCAACACAAATTGTGGCGGGCGGAAATACCCGATTCCAATCTGTGGATAACGGATTGAAATTAGTACCAAATGAAGAAGGTGTTTTGATTGCAATACACGATGGCGTGCGGCCTTTGGTAAGTGCGACATTAATTCAAAAGTGTTTTTCAGCAGTTACTTTAGATATCGGAGTAGTGCCTATTACCAAGCTTAAGGAAAGCATCGTTAACGCAAATAATTTGCAAATGGTTGACAGGGAAAATTTAAGGTCGGTGCAAACTCCCCAAATATTTCCTGCAAAAAAATTGAAAGATGCTTACGAATTTTGTAGCATACTCGACCCTTTAGGAAATGGGTTTACCGACGACAGCAGTGTGTTTTCAAAATCGGGCTATAAAATCAATAGTGTAGCGGGCGAGTATAGCAATATAAAAATAACAACAGCCGACGATATAATTATAGCAAGTGCTTTATTAGATTCAATTCAATAA
- the bshB1 gene encoding bacillithiol biosynthesis deacetylase BshB1, with the protein MEQPIKLDLLFFAAHPDDVEIACSGTLIKHLKMGYKAGIIDLTRGELGTRGSADIRDKEAAASSKILGLTVRENLDLGDGIFENNHETRLKVIEVIRKYRPAVIFMNAPSDRHPDHGRAGQLESEAYFYCGLPKIVTQYPAWRPKAAYHYVQDVRLQPDFLVDITAEMDQKFEALMCYSSQFHDPNSDEPQTSISTPQFLNFLKARFADFGRPIGAAYAEGFICHRTPGVKDVMKDLV; encoded by the coding sequence ATGGAACAACCTATTAAACTAGATTTATTATTTTTTGCTGCACATCCCGATGATGTGGAGATTGCCTGCTCGGGTACGCTCATCAAACATCTTAAAATGGGATACAAAGCGGGTATTATAGATCTGACACGTGGAGAGTTAGGAACCCGCGGCAGTGCCGATATTCGTGACAAGGAAGCAGCAGCTTCGTCAAAAATATTGGGATTAACCGTCCGTGAAAATTTAGACTTGGGCGATGGTATATTTGAAAACAACCATGAGACCCGATTAAAAGTGATAGAAGTAATTCGCAAATACAGACCTGCGGTTATTTTTATGAATGCACCCAGCGATCGTCATCCCGACCATGGGCGAGCAGGACAGTTAGAATCGGAAGCGTATTTTTATTGTGGCTTACCCAAGATTGTGACTCAGTATCCCGCATGGAGACCAAAAGCGGCCTACCATTATGTGCAAGATGTACGATTACAACCCGATTTTTTGGTAGATATTACAGCAGAGATGGACCAAAAGTTTGAAGCATTAATGTGTTATAGTAGTCAATTTCATGATCCTAATTCCGACGAGCCACAAACCTCGATCTCAACCCCTCAGTTTCTCAATTTTCTTAAAGCCCGCTTTGCCGATTTTGGTAGACCAATAGGGGCAGCCTATGCCGAAGGATTTATTTGCCATAGAACACCTGGGGTGAAGGATGTGATGAAGGATTTGGTGTAG
- a CDS encoding DUF1573 domain-containing protein, whose amino-acid sequence MNKLYILSFIIMIAACNGNKPVGTDIVNNPKTASGKKGTGKGPMLTFDKITQDFGTIKSNGSHPELIFNFTNTGDEPLVITNVQAGCSCTTPEWPRDPIAPGKESYIKAVFDPTGKGTKDGMPPVVKTISVQSNSSKEPLQTLTLTGKVIEVIN is encoded by the coding sequence ATGAACAAATTATATATACTATCTTTTATTATCATGATTGCCGCATGCAATGGCAATAAACCAGTAGGGACTGACATAGTGAACAACCCAAAAACTGCCAGTGGAAAAAAGGGAACAGGCAAAGGCCCGATGCTGACATTTGATAAAATAACTCAAGATTTTGGTACTATTAAGAGTAACGGTTCGCACCCCGAACTTATTTTCAATTTCACCAATACGGGCGATGAACCTTTGGTTATCACCAATGTGCAAGCAGGCTGCAGTTGTACCACACCTGAGTGGCCTCGTGACCCCATTGCACCTGGAAAAGAATCATATATTAAAGCAGTGTTTGACCCCACAGGTAAAGGCACAAAGGATGGAATGCCACCCGTTGTGAAAACAATTTCTGTGCAATCGAATAGTAGCAAAGAACCTTTACAAACGCTTACCCTTACAGGGAAAGTAATTGAAGTAATTAACTAA
- the yajC gene encoding preprotein translocase subunit YajC: MIYNLILTELQDGGTSNILFFVAMFAVIYFFMIYPQMKKQKKTKKFREEIAEGTQIVTIGGLHARISKMHDDGTMIVDCEGTKLRVDRSAISMEATEALNKVDKEKK, from the coding sequence ATGATATATAATTTAATTCTAACAGAACTCCAAGATGGAGGTACCTCAAACATTCTATTTTTTGTAGCCATGTTTGCGGTCATTTATTTCTTTATGATTTATCCCCAAATGAAGAAACAGAAAAAGACAAAAAAGTTCAGAGAGGAAATTGCTGAAGGCACACAGATAGTAACCATTGGTGGACTTCATGCTAGAATTAGCAAAATGCATGATGATGGAACTATGATAGTAGATTGCGAAGGCACGAAATTACGTGTTGACCGTTCTGCAATTTCTATGGAAGCCACAGAAGCATTGAACAAAGTAGACAAGGAGAAAAAATAA